Proteins from a single region of Sinorhizobium alkalisoli:
- a CDS encoding ABC transporter permease, with amino-acid sequence MDIQFMWETFLILLTGLPLTLELAVTSIFAGGIFALVLSLLAVVGGPIGGGFTRGYVFVFRGSPLLVQMFLIYYGLGQFRPFLQDVGLWPMLREPYWCAVIALTLNTAAYTSEIFRGGLQAVSVQQIEAARACGMSGPLLFRRIVLPIAIRHALPAYGNEVILMLKATALASVITIMEITGLAGKLIADSFRAFEVFIVAGAIYLAITFLVTRLMMIVEFWLSPHLRMRPPTLA; translated from the coding sequence ATGGACATTCAATTCATGTGGGAAACGTTTCTCATCCTCCTGACGGGCCTGCCGCTCACACTGGAGCTTGCAGTGACGTCGATTTTCGCCGGCGGCATTTTCGCACTCGTTCTGTCGCTTCTTGCGGTGGTCGGAGGACCGATCGGCGGTGGTTTCACCCGAGGCTACGTCTTCGTCTTCCGAGGGTCGCCGCTGCTCGTGCAGATGTTTCTCATTTATTACGGTCTCGGGCAGTTCAGGCCGTTCCTGCAGGACGTCGGCCTTTGGCCAATGCTGCGTGAGCCCTATTGGTGTGCGGTGATCGCACTGACGCTGAACACGGCGGCCTACACCAGCGAGATCTTCCGCGGAGGCTTGCAGGCCGTTTCCGTCCAGCAGATCGAGGCGGCACGTGCTTGCGGCATGTCGGGCCCCCTCTTGTTCAGGCGCATCGTTTTGCCAATTGCCATTCGGCATGCGCTCCCAGCCTACGGCAACGAAGTCATCCTGATGCTCAAGGCCACCGCGCTGGCATCCGTCATTACCATCATGGAAATCACCGGCCTTGCGGGGAAGCTGATTGCCGACAGCTTCCGCGCCTTCGAGGTCTTCATTGTCGCCGGTGCGATCTATCTCGCGATTACCTTTCTCGTCACGCGTCTGATGATGATCGTTGAATTCTGGCTCTCGCCCCATCTCCGCATGAGGCCACCAACTCTGGCATAA